The DNA sequence CCGAACTGGTAGCGCTGGTTCAGCGGGGTACGCAGCAGCGACAGGTCCAGGGCCGAAGCGCGGGCGGCGATGTCCCGGGCGTTCTGGCTGCTGGCGTTGCCCTTGAACGTGGCGCTTTCGGCGATGAAACCTTCGCTGGCGTAATTGCGGCAGCGGCGCGGCATGTCGCATTCAGTCAGCAGGCCGCGACCGTCGTGATAGCGCAGCTTGCCGTTGGTGAACGACATGATTTCACGGCCCGAATCGTAATCGCGAAACAGCGAGCGACCGCTGAGGGCGGAAGGCACCGGAAAGTCGAAGTAATCCAGAATCGACGCGCTCAGATCGACGTGACCGTAGACCCCGGCGTTCAGGCGCGGCAGCTGCGCCTGCTCCGGCGCGAGGGTCAGGTTGAAGCCCCAGGACGACGCGAGGCGCACACCGTCGATGCCATGGGATTCGTCCGAGGTGATGACCACCAGCGTGTCTTTCAGCACGCCCTGGCGTTCGAGCCCGCTGAGAAACTGCTCCAGCGCATCGTCCAGATAACCGACGGCGGCCTGCTTCGGCGTGTCGTAGCGTTGCAAGTATTCCTCGGGCGCGGAGTAGGGCTGGTGAGTGCCGACGGTCAGCAGCGTGAGCATCCACGGCTGTTTCTGTTTTTTCAGGTCGCCGACGTATTTCAGCGCGCCTTCGAAAAACGCCTTGTCATCCTTGCCCCACGGGAATTCCAGGTAGTTGGCGTTGGTGAACCACTCCAGGCCATGGGTCGCGTCAAAACCGATGTGCGGCATGATCTTGTCTTTAGCCATGAACCGCAGCCCTGCGCCTTGCAGGTAATGCGTGGCGAAACCGTGCTGACGCAACTGCGCCGGCAAGCAGGCCTGATTACGCTCGTGCTGGGTCAGCATTTCCACGCCTTTGGGCGTGCCGTTGTCGAGCTTGTCGTAATCGCCGCAAAGCATGGCGTACAGACCGCGAATGGTCTGGTGAGTGTGCAACACGTAATCCGGGGTGTTCATGCCGCGCTCGGCCCAGCGGCTGAGGTTGGGCATCAGGTCTTCCTGATAATGGCTGCCGATGGCTTGGCGATTGGCGCCGATGTAGGCGCCGGGAATGCCTTCGAGGGCAACGATCAGCACATTGCGCGCCTGGCCCTTGGCCGCCAGCAACGGGTGACCGTTCAGATCAACATCAGTGAGCCCGGCCATCGGCGGCGGAGCGACTTGGGTGTCACCCTCCATCCATTCTTCAGCCTGCATCTGCACATCGGCGACCTGCGCGGCCAGCAACTGGTGCGGCAGGTTGTACAGACGCCACGGATCGGCATCGCTCGGGTTTAAGTGCTGCGCGCCCCAGTATGCGGAGAACAACAGCACCGGCGTCGCCCAGGCTGCGCGGGGCAGAGCCGGGGCGGTTGTCGCGCGTTGAGTCCAATGACTCAGCAACCACAGCGTCAGAGCCACCAGCAGCGCAACCGCCACACCGGGATGGGCGAAGCCGCCGCCGGTGGAGTTCTCCACGAACTGCGGGTCGATCAGGTAATGCAGGTCCGCCACGGTCGGCAGGCGGCCGACCGCGCTGACCAGTTCAGCGGTCGCCACCGCCAGCAATCCCCAGAACAGCAGCACCGGCAGCGCCAGCCACCAGGGACGACGATGCAACAGCACCACCAGCAGACTGCCGATGGCCAGATCCGACAGATAACCGAACAGGCTCGACCAGCCAAGTGCCGCGCGAAGGCACACCGGCACGAACAGTACCAGGAAAATCAGAGAAAGAAGACGGGCATCCAGGTGCCGCAGTCGTTGAAAAAGAGCGCTCACAAAAAAGACCTTCCAGCCATTAAACCGTCATAAAAGTGTGGGCGATGATACCAAGGGTGGGCTGTCTGATCGCCTTTTTAAACGGCTGGGTGATCGGGTCCCGAAAGGCACTGTTAGCCTCCCGGATGAGCCGGGGCCTTGATCGGCGACCGTCCTGGCGGTTTTTCGGCCTGAGCGCAGCGACGGTTTTATTGTTTCAGGCTGTTTAACCGGCCTTTGATCCGTTCGTGCTGCATTTGCGAACCAGTGCGATTTACAATGCGCGACCTCTGATGGAGATCAAGCTCCGTGGATGTCCTCACGCAACTCTTTGCGCAGCTCTGCCACTGGGTGATCGATCCGGTCACCGAGCAGTTCCTTGGCCTGTTCGATTTGAACGGTCGCCTGGGTGTGGTGTTTCTGCTCACGTCCTACGGCGTGGCTTACGGCCTTTATCGCCACCGAAAATCCCGACATCTGACGCAGGCCCGATCCTTTTGGCAATTTGTCGGCGGCGGTCGCGTCCACGGCCATCGTTCGGCCTGGCTGGATTACCGTTATTACTTCATCAAGGCGATTCTTCGAGTGACGCTGGTGTTGCCCGTGGTCGGCCTCGTCGATCCGCACATTCTGCGTTCAGGCGACTACGCGCAGTTTTTCACTCAGCTGTGGGGTGCGCGCGAGCAACTGCCGGATCATCCGTTGATCGCGCTGTTCTACGGACTTGGCGTGTTCCTGTTCAGGGATTTTCTGCATTACTGGATTCACCGCGCCTTCCACTCCCGCTATCTGTGGGAATTTCACAAGGTTCACCATTCGGCGCCGGTACTGGTGCCGGCCACCGCCAGCCGGATTCACATCGTCGAATCGATCGTCGAGCGGATCGTCATCACCGCCGGCCTCGGCGCGTTTGCCGGTGTGGTCTGGTACGCCTGTGGCGGCGAGGTCAGCCGCTATACGCTGTTCGGAGTGACCTGGCTGGTGCTGATCATCAACAGCCTGGGCTCCAATCTGCGGCACAGCCATGTCTGGCTGTCGTTCGGGCCGGCGATCGAGCATGTGCTCAACAGCCCGGCCCAGCACCAGATCCACCACAGCGACGCCCCACGACATTTCAACAAGAACTTCGCGATCAACCTGTCACTGTGGGACTGGCTGTTCGGCACGCTGTACGTCACCACTTCAAAGCCCGAAGTCCTGCGCTTCGGCACGGGCGAGCAAGACCGCACGCGTTATCTGACGCTGTACAGCCTGATCGTCACGCCGTTTGTGGACACTGCCAAGCGCTTGTCGTCGAACGCCGACGGGCTCAGAACCCGGTTCAACCAGCGTACGCCATGAGGGCTTCGCCGAAGGCCTGCGGGGTCGGGCTCTGCGGCCAGCTCGGCAACTCCTCGGGCAATGTCAGCCAGGGTTGTTTGTGACTGATCCAGATGTGCGCCATCGGTTGCAGTGAGCGACTTTCATCGAGCGTGCCGGCGCGCAGCACTTTCATCCCCGGCGCGGCCGTGGTGGTGTTGCACAGACGCGTGTGGCAGACGCTGCACAGCTGATGTTCGGTGTGCTGGCCATTGAGATCGTAGGCATAAGTGGTCAACGGTCCGCTCAGCGTCAGGGCGTCGGCGGGCAGCAGCGCATGCAGGGCAAAGGCGCTGCCGCTCCAGGTTTGGCAATCCGTGCAATGGCAGGCGTAGATCGCCGGCGGCACGTCGGTGTTCAACTGATAGCGGACGGCACTGCAGCGACATTGGCCGGTGAGTGTCATGGGCAAGGCTCCTCCTACTGCGGGTTCGATGCCGGGCGCAAGGCCCGTGCGGTATGCTCGCGCAGCATGCCGCAGACCCCGGTGAATGAACATCGGCCAAAACTGCCCAACCGCTCACAGGAAATGTATGAACGCTCCACAACTTCAATGGGAAACCCAGCGCGCCTTTCTCGCGGTATTGCGCACCGGCAGTCTGTCGGGCGCCGCGCGTTTGCTGGGAATCGCCCAGGCCACGGCGCGGCGGCGGATAGAGGCGCTGGAGCAGAGCGTCGGCGTCAGCCTGTTCATCCGCTCGCCTTCGGGGCTGTTGCCGACCGAGACTGCGAAGGAGCTGATCGGCCACGTTGAAGCCATGGCCCTGGCCGCCAATGCTTTCAACCGCGCCGCTTCCGCCGACGTGGCGCAAACCGGCGGCACCGTGCGCCTGACGGCCGGCAAGCTGTTGGGCGTCGAGATCCTGCCGCCGATGTTGCGTCGCCTGCGTCAGCAACACCCGCAATTGGGTCTGGAATTGAATGTGTCGAATCGTCTGCAAACCCTCTCACAGCAAGAGGCCGACGTCGCCGTGCGCATCCGCCGCCCGACCGAAGCTTCGGTGGTGGCGCGCAAGGTCGGCGATCTGCACGTCGGCCTGTACGCCACGCCGGAATTGCTGGCGGAGCAGGGCGTGCCTGAAACGCCTGAGGACTTGCGCCATTTTTCGCTGATCGGCCCGGATCGCCATGCAGGCGAAATCGAGTTTCTGCGCGAACGCGGCTTCGATTGTTCAGCCGAGCACACGGCGATCCGCACCGATGATCATCTGGCGCAATGGGCGGCGTTGCGTGCGGGGCTGGGGGTTGGCGTGAGTTCCCGGCAACTGGCCCAGCGTCACGGCTTGGTCCGAGTCCTGCCCGAGTTTGTGGATTTTACGGTGGATGTATGGATCGCCATGCATCAGGACATGCGCCGGGTGCAGCGGGTTTCTGCGGTGTTTGACGGCTTGGGTGCGGACTTGCAGGCGTTTCTGGAAGGCTGACGTTCAGGTGATATCAATATGCGATAACGGTATTTAAATTTCATTTTTTATAGCGATAGAGTCCGGCCTCACAGATTTTCCGGTAAATCACTGCGAGGTTGTCATGGCCCTACCGTTCAAACGTTCTGCACTGGCGCTGCTGGCGGCTTCGCTGGCTGGCGCATTGCTCGGCAACACCGCTCAGGCCGAAGGCAAGATCAGCATCGCCCAGCAATTCGGCATCGGTTATCTGATTCTGGATGTGGTGCGCGATCAGCACTTGATCGAGAAGCACGGCAAGGCCCAGGGCCTGGACATCAAGGTCGACTGGAACAGCATTTCCGGCGCCACCGCCATGAACGAAGCGTTGCTCACCGGATCCCTGGACGTGGTCTCGGCCGGTGTGCCGCCGATGCTCACCGTGTGGGACCGCACCAAGGGCAAGCAGAACGTCAAGGCCATCGCTTCGCTGGGCTCGATGCCCAACTACCTGCTGACCAATAACCCGAACGTGAAAACCCTCAAGGACTTCAGCGACAAGGATCGCATCGCCGTTCCGGCGGCGGGTGTGGGTTTCCAGTCACGCACGCTGCAGATCGAAACGGCGAAAGAATTCGGCAATGACCAGTACAAGAAATTCGACGACATCTCCGTCAGCCTGCCGCACCCCGATGCCACGGCCGCGTTGATCGCCGGCGGCTCGGAAATCAACGCGCATTTCTCCAGCCCGCCGTTCCAGTACCAGGCGTTGCAGAATCCCAACGTGCATAAAGTGCTGAGTTCCTACGACGTGCTCGGCGGCCAGGCCACGTTCAACGTGCTCTACACCACGGAAAAATTCCACGACGAAAACCCGAAAACCTACAAGGCGTTCTACGACGCACTGGCTGAGGCCGAGAAAATTATCAAGGCCGACAAGCCTGCGGCAGCTCAAGCTTACATTCGGGTTGAACAGTCGAAGTTGCCGCTGGCGCTGGTGGAGAAAATCGTCACCGACCCGGAAATCGATTTCACCGTGGTGCCGCAACGCACCTTTATCTATGCAGAGAAATTGCAGGAGCTGGGCGTGCTGAAAAACAAGGCGGACAGCTGGAAGGATTATTTCTTTGAAGAGGCGCATGGCGGGGCGGGGAGTTGAACAGTCGTCATTTGTGAACAGTCCGCCCGGCAGCCTGTGCTGACGGGCGGACTTTTCTTATCAACTCACCGAGTCATCAAAGATGCTCTCAATCGGCATCTCGAACGCCCGGGCAATCTGGAACGCCAGAGGCAGGCTCGGGTCGTAGCGTTCGTTTTCAATCGCATTGATGGTCTGGCGCGAAACGTTCAGGCGTTCGGCCAGATCAACCTGCGACCACTTACGCTCGGCTCGCAGTTCCTTGAGGCGGTTCTTCATTGGTAGCGGCGCCGGGCGATGCGCAGGCCGATCATCCACATCGCACCCATCACCGGCCAGACCCAGAACCACGGGATATGGGGGGCGCCGACGTTCTCCAGAAAACCGTAGCTGAAGGTCAGCAACGCCGAGGCAGCGAAGGCGAAGCCGAGGGCTTCGAACTGGATGCGCAGATACATTTCGTCCAGACGCCTCATGTCGCGTACCACGCTCCAGCACACCAGTGCGGCCGGAATCATCGGCGTCAGAACAATGAGCGTGCGCAGGTAAATGTTGGCGTCCCCCAACGACTGCAGCGCAACCGTCGAGGCAATCAGCACGACGGCATACAGCGCCAGCGCCCCGCCCATTTCGAGATGGAATCGATTCATGCTTCACTTCCTGTGTAAAAGACCCTTTACATAGTCACTGAAGCCACTGGCAATGTAAAGCACGCTTTCCATCAGGACTCGATTAGCCCTCGGCATTCATCGACCGAATCAGGTTGTTGCGCAACGTGACGATCGACTTCTGCATCTGCGTGAATTCTTCTGTGGTCAGCCCCGTCGCCTCGAACAGGCTCGTGCCCGAAGACACGTTGCGCAGGTCGCGGCCGCTCTGGGTCAGGCTGATTCGTACCTGGCGTTCGTCTGCCGGGTCGCGCTGGCGCTGCACGTAGCCCATGGCCTGGAGTTTTTTCAGGATCGGGGTGAGGGTGTTGGATTCCAGAAACAGCTTCTCGCCCAGGCCGCCGACGGTCTGGTTGTCCTGCTCCCAGAGGGAGACGATGGTGATGTATTGGGTGTAAGTCAGGCCGAGCCGTTCGAGGATCGGTTTGTAGGCCTTGCCGAACGCCAGGTTGGTGGAGTAGACGGCAAAGCACAGGAAATCGCTGAGTTTGAGATCGGTTGGTGCGGTGTTGGCGGTGGAATTCATGTTCATCCTCGTGGGTCGGGTGACCGGTGAAACGAATGGGGCGAACTATACGTCGGATGCGATTCTATCGGGAGGGTTGATCATGTTGCCTGAGGTGAC is a window from the Pseudomonas gozinkensis genome containing:
- a CDS encoding LysR family transcriptional regulator yields the protein MNAPQLQWETQRAFLAVLRTGSLSGAARLLGIAQATARRRIEALEQSVGVSLFIRSPSGLLPTETAKELIGHVEAMALAANAFNRAASADVAQTGGTVRLTAGKLLGVEILPPMLRRLRQQHPQLGLELNVSNRLQTLSQQEADVAVRIRRPTEASVVARKVGDLHVGLYATPELLAEQGVPETPEDLRHFSLIGPDRHAGEIEFLRERGFDCSAEHTAIRTDDHLAQWAALRAGLGVGVSSRQLAQRHGLVRVLPEFVDFTVDVWIAMHQDMRRVQRVSAVFDGLGADLQAFLEG
- a CDS encoding GFA family protein, with the translated sequence MTLTGQCRCSAVRYQLNTDVPPAIYACHCTDCQTWSGSAFALHALLPADALTLSGPLTTYAYDLNGQHTEHQLCSVCHTRLCNTTTAAPGMKVLRAGTLDESRSLQPMAHIWISHKQPWLTLPEELPSWPQSPTPQAFGEALMAYAG
- a CDS encoding helix-turn-helix transcriptional regulator, encoding MKNRLKELRAERKWSQVDLAERLNVSRQTINAIENERYDPSLPLAFQIARAFEMPIESIFDDSVS
- a CDS encoding LTA synthase family protein, which encodes MSALFQRLRHLDARLLSLIFLVLFVPVCLRAALGWSSLFGYLSDLAIGSLLVVLLHRRPWWLALPVLLFWGLLAVATAELVSAVGRLPTVADLHYLIDPQFVENSTGGGFAHPGVAVALLVALTLWLLSHWTQRATTAPALPRAAWATPVLLFSAYWGAQHLNPSDADPWRLYNLPHQLLAAQVADVQMQAEEWMEGDTQVAPPPMAGLTDVDLNGHPLLAAKGQARNVLIVALEGIPGAYIGANRQAIGSHYQEDLMPNLSRWAERGMNTPDYVLHTHQTIRGLYAMLCGDYDKLDNGTPKGVEMLTQHERNQACLPAQLRQHGFATHYLQGAGLRFMAKDKIMPHIGFDATHGLEWFTNANYLEFPWGKDDKAFFEGALKYVGDLKKQKQPWMLTLLTVGTHQPYSAPEEYLQRYDTPKQAAVGYLDDALEQFLSGLERQGVLKDTLVVITSDESHGIDGVRLASSWGFNLTLAPEQAQLPRLNAGVYGHVDLSASILDYFDFPVPSALSGRSLFRDYDSGREIMSFTNGKLRYHDGRGLLTECDMPRRCRNYASEGFIAESATFKGNASSQNARDIAARASALDLSLLRTPLNQRYQFGSANVIPLQAQIKDDWADNLIGAQYLEMPKGSHTRVRLTVRSVDPQQAAYIQLKAKEFEQDVQLGLPTEMVATADQPLEMDFSFDNPQPRKAFSFHLLGYGLGAVEVSDFSVITELPGQQDLLDEIPEEDTAQSS
- a CDS encoding MarR family winged helix-turn-helix transcriptional regulator; protein product: MNSTANTAPTDLKLSDFLCFAVYSTNLAFGKAYKPILERLGLTYTQYITIVSLWEQDNQTVGGLGEKLFLESNTLTPILKKLQAMGYVQRQRDPADERQVRISLTQSGRDLRNVSSGTSLFEATGLTTEEFTQMQKSIVTLRNNLIRSMNAEG
- a CDS encoding sterol desaturase family protein, which translates into the protein MDVLTQLFAQLCHWVIDPVTEQFLGLFDLNGRLGVVFLLTSYGVAYGLYRHRKSRHLTQARSFWQFVGGGRVHGHRSAWLDYRYYFIKAILRVTLVLPVVGLVDPHILRSGDYAQFFTQLWGAREQLPDHPLIALFYGLGVFLFRDFLHYWIHRAFHSRYLWEFHKVHHSAPVLVPATASRIHIVESIVERIVITAGLGAFAGVVWYACGGEVSRYTLFGVTWLVLIINSLGSNLRHSHVWLSFGPAIEHVLNSPAQHQIHHSDAPRHFNKNFAINLSLWDWLFGTLYVTTSKPEVLRFGTGEQDRTRYLTLYSLIVTPFVDTAKRLSSNADGLRTRFNQRTP
- a CDS encoding ABC transporter substrate-binding protein, which translates into the protein MALPFKRSALALLAASLAGALLGNTAQAEGKISIAQQFGIGYLILDVVRDQHLIEKHGKAQGLDIKVDWNSISGATAMNEALLTGSLDVVSAGVPPMLTVWDRTKGKQNVKAIASLGSMPNYLLTNNPNVKTLKDFSDKDRIAVPAAGVGFQSRTLQIETAKEFGNDQYKKFDDISVSLPHPDATAALIAGGSEINAHFSSPPFQYQALQNPNVHKVLSSYDVLGGQATFNVLYTTEKFHDENPKTYKAFYDALAEAEKIIKADKPAAAQAYIRVEQSKLPLALVEKIVTDPEIDFTVVPQRTFIYAEKLQELGVLKNKADSWKDYFFEEAHGGAGS